The following proteins come from a genomic window of Pyxidicoccus sp. MSG2:
- the fusA gene encoding elongation factor G, protein MAREHPLERYRNIGIMAHIDAGKTTTTERILFYTGAIHRMGEVHEGNTTTDWMVQERERGITITSAAITAFWTRNDQRYRVNIIDTPGHVDFTIEVERSLRVLDGAVAVFDGVNGVEPQSETVWRQADKYKVPRICFINKMDRVGADFEMSVGTIKDKLGARAVRMQLPLGTEDKLRGVIDLLKMKALVFHDSEQGSRYDEVDIPEEFREAAEAARGELLEAAAEQDDALTEKFLEGQELTEEEIRGAIRKGCVGLKLFPVFCGSAFRHKGVQPLLDAVVDYLPSPLEIPPVHGKTPKGEDAIRETKDDAPFSALAFKIMNDPAFQSQTLTFLRVYSGRLEAGTAVWNSVKGKRERVSRLVQMRADKKDELTECFAGDICAVVGLKLASTGDTLCDDKQPIILERMEFPEPVIDIAIEPKSTADQDKIIQSLQRLAMEDPSFRVKTNEETGQTIIAGMGELHLEIIVDRLLREFKVDANIGKPQVAYRETITSQTQAEGKYIRQTGGRGQYGHIWLRVMPNEPGKGFAFENKVTGGAVTKEFVDAVREGVAESMQNGPVAGYPMVDVKVEAYDGSMHDVDSSEMAFKIAGSLAFRDAVRNATPVLLEPIMSCEIVTPEDFMGDVIGDLNGRRGKVLGMVPRPGRVQAIQAQVPLAAMFGYSTDLRSRSQGRATYTMQFSHYAPAPKTALNR, encoded by the coding sequence ATGGCCCGTGAGCATCCCCTCGAGCGCTACCGCAACATCGGCATCATGGCGCACATCGATGCCGGCAAGACGACGACCACCGAGCGGATCCTCTTCTACACCGGCGCCATCCACCGGATGGGCGAGGTGCACGAGGGGAACACCACCACCGACTGGATGGTGCAGGAGCGCGAACGCGGCATCACCATCACGTCCGCCGCGATTACCGCCTTCTGGACCCGGAACGACCAGCGCTACCGCGTCAACATCATCGACACGCCGGGACACGTGGACTTCACCATCGAGGTGGAGCGCTCCCTGCGCGTGCTCGACGGCGCCGTCGCCGTGTTCGACGGCGTGAATGGCGTGGAGCCGCAGTCCGAGACGGTGTGGCGCCAGGCGGACAAGTACAAGGTCCCCCGCATCTGCTTCATCAACAAGATGGACCGGGTGGGCGCGGACTTCGAGATGTCCGTGGGCACCATCAAGGACAAGCTCGGCGCGCGCGCGGTGCGCATGCAGCTGCCGCTGGGCACCGAGGACAAGCTCCGCGGCGTCATCGACCTGCTGAAGATGAAGGCGCTGGTGTTCCACGACTCGGAGCAGGGCAGCCGCTACGACGAGGTGGACATCCCCGAGGAGTTCCGCGAGGCGGCCGAAGCGGCCCGCGGCGAGCTGCTCGAGGCCGCGGCCGAGCAGGACGACGCGCTGACGGAGAAGTTCCTCGAGGGCCAGGAGCTGACCGAGGAGGAGATTCGCGGCGCCATCCGCAAGGGCTGCGTGGGGCTGAAGCTGTTCCCCGTGTTCTGCGGCTCGGCGTTCCGTCACAAGGGCGTGCAGCCGCTGCTGGACGCGGTGGTGGACTACCTGCCCAGCCCGCTGGAAATCCCGCCCGTGCATGGCAAGACGCCCAAGGGCGAGGACGCCATCCGCGAGACGAAGGACGACGCACCCTTCAGCGCGCTGGCGTTCAAGATCATGAACGACCCCGCGTTCCAGTCGCAGACGCTGACGTTCCTCCGTGTCTACTCGGGACGGCTCGAGGCGGGCACGGCGGTGTGGAACTCGGTGAAGGGCAAGCGCGAGCGCGTCAGCCGCCTGGTGCAGATGCGCGCGGACAAGAAGGACGAGCTCACCGAGTGCTTCGCCGGCGACATCTGCGCGGTGGTGGGCCTGAAGCTGGCCAGCACCGGCGACACGCTCTGCGACGACAAGCAGCCCATCATCCTGGAGCGGATGGAGTTCCCCGAGCCGGTCATCGACATCGCGATCGAGCCGAAGTCGACGGCGGACCAGGACAAGATCATCCAGTCGCTGCAGCGCCTGGCGATGGAGGACCCGTCGTTCCGCGTGAAGACGAACGAGGAGACGGGGCAGACCATCATCGCCGGCATGGGCGAGCTGCACCTGGAAATCATCGTCGACCGGCTCCTGCGCGAGTTCAAGGTCGACGCGAACATCGGCAAGCCGCAGGTGGCGTACCGGGAGACCATCACCAGCCAGACGCAGGCGGAGGGGAAGTACATCCGCCAGACGGGCGGCCGCGGCCAGTACGGCCACATCTGGCTGCGCGTCATGCCCAACGAGCCCGGCAAGGGCTTCGCCTTCGAGAACAAGGTGACGGGCGGCGCGGTGACGAAGGAGTTCGTGGACGCGGTGCGCGAGGGCGTCGCCGAGTCCATGCAGAACGGGCCGGTGGCGGGCTACCCCATGGTCGACGTCAAGGTGGAGGCCTACGACGGCTCCATGCACGACGTGGACTCCAGCGAGATGGCCTTCAAGATCGCCGGCTCCCTGGCCTTCAGGGATGCCGTGCGCAACGCCACGCCCGTGCTCCTCGAGCCCATCATGAGCTGCGAGATCGTCACGCCCGAGGACTTCATGGGCGACGTCATCGGCGACCTGAACGGCCGCCGCGGAAAGGTGCTGGGGATGGTGCCCCGGCCCGGTCGGGTGCAGGCCATCCAGGCGCAGGTGCCCCTGGCCGCCATGTTTGGCTACTCGACCGACCTGCGCAGCCGCAGCCAGGGAAGGGCGACCTACACCATGCAGTTCAGTCACTACGCGCCCGCGCCGAAGACGGCGCTCAACCGGTGA
- the rpsC gene encoding 30S ribosomal protein S3, translating into MGQKVHPIGFRLGVIKTWDSKWFEHKNYAQWLHEDIRIREFVKKSLNHAGVSKVEIERAANKVKVNVHTARPGIVIGKRGAGIETVKKDLQQFTKNEVFLNIVEVRKAETDAQLVAENIATQLERRIAFRRAMKKALQTAMKFGAKGIRVACSGRLGGAEMARYEWYREGRVPLHTLRADIDYGFAEAKTTYGKIGCKVWVCKGEVLPGKGGQAPMPSNR; encoded by the coding sequence TTGGGACAGAAAGTTCATCCGATCGGGTTCCGGCTCGGCGTCATCAAGACCTGGGACTCCAAGTGGTTCGAGCACAAGAACTACGCTCAGTGGCTCCATGAGGACATCCGCATCCGCGAGTTCGTGAAGAAGTCGCTGAACCACGCGGGCGTGTCCAAGGTGGAGATCGAGCGCGCCGCCAACAAGGTGAAGGTCAACGTCCACACCGCGCGTCCGGGTATCGTCATCGGCAAGCGCGGCGCGGGCATCGAGACGGTGAAGAAGGACCTCCAGCAGTTCACGAAGAACGAGGTCTTCCTCAACATCGTCGAGGTCCGCAAGGCGGAGACCGACGCCCAGCTCGTGGCGGAGAACATTGCCACGCAGCTCGAGCGCCGCATCGCGTTCCGCCGCGCCATGAAGAAGGCCCTGCAGACGGCGATGAAGTTCGGCGCCAAGGGCATTCGCGTGGCCTGCTCGGGCCGCCTCGGTGGCGCGGAGATGGCGCGCTACGAGTGGTACCGCGAGGGTCGCGTGCCCCTGCACACCCTGCGCGCGGACATCGACTACGGCTTCGCCGAGGCCAAGACGACCTACGGCAAGATCGGCTGCAAGGTCTGGGTCTGCAAGGGCGAGGTCCTCCCCGGCAAGGGTGGCCAGGCCCCCATGCCCTCCAACCGGTAA
- the rplN gene encoding 50S ribosomal protein L14, translating into MIQMTSVLDVADNSGAKKVFCIKVLGGSKRKYASIGDVIVVSIREALPNSKVKKGDVAKAVIVRTKREVGRADGSYIKFDGNSAVLINKDMEPIGTRIFGPVARELRARKFMKIISLAPEVL; encoded by the coding sequence ATGATTCAGATGACCAGCGTGCTCGACGTTGCCGACAACTCGGGCGCGAAGAAGGTGTTTTGCATCAAGGTGCTCGGCGGCTCGAAGCGCAAGTACGCGTCCATCGGCGATGTCATCGTCGTGTCCATCCGCGAGGCGCTGCCCAACTCGAAGGTGAAGAAGGGTGACGTGGCCAAGGCCGTCATCGTCCGCACCAAGCGCGAGGTGGGTCGGGCCGACGGCAGCTACATCAAGTTCGATGGCAACTCCGCCGTCCTCATCAACAAGGACATGGAGCCCATTGGTACGCGCATCTTCGGGCCGGTGGCCCGTGAGCTCCGCGCCCGCAAGTTCATGAAGATCATCTCGCTGGCGCCCGAAGTCCTCTAA
- the rplP gene encoding 50S ribosomal protein L16, which translates to MLQPARTKYRKMHKGRTPGAAHRGSDMTYGEYGLVSLQPGWITSRQIEAARIAMTRHVKRGGKIWIRIFPDKPITKKPAETRMGTGKGGVEYYVAVVKPGRILYEMEGMTREVATGALKLAQAKLPVLTKIVTRADLSL; encoded by the coding sequence ATGCTTCAGCCTGCTCGTACCAAATACCGCAAGATGCACAAGGGCCGCACCCCGGGCGCTGCTCACCGTGGTAGCGACATGACCTACGGTGAGTACGGTCTCGTGAGCCTCCAGCCGGGGTGGATCACCTCCCGGCAGATCGAGGCGGCCCGTATCGCGATGACCCGCCACGTGAAGCGCGGCGGCAAGATCTGGATCCGTATCTTCCCGGACAAGCCCATCACCAAGAAGCCCGCCGAGACCCGTATGGGTACCGGTAAGGGTGGCGTGGAGTACTACGTCGCGGTGGTGAAGCCCGGCCGTATCCTCTACGAGATGGAGGGTATGACGCGCGAGGTGGCCACCGGGGCGCTGAAGCTGGCGCAGGCCAAGCTGCCGGTGCTCACGAAGATCGTGACCCGTGCGGACCTGAGCCTCTAG
- the rpsG gene encoding 30S ribosomal protein S7: MPRRRVVAKRKILPDPKFQDRLVTKFVNDLMRKGKKSIAEGVCYGAFALIEERAKEDPLKTFKKALDNVKPVLEVKSRRVGGATYQVPVEVRQDRRVALGMRWIISYAKARGEKTMQEKLAGEIMDAANNRGNAVKKREDTHKMAEANKAFAHYRW; the protein is encoded by the coding sequence ATGCCTCGTCGTCGCGTAGTCGCCAAGCGCAAGATTCTGCCGGATCCGAAGTTCCAGGACCGCCTGGTCACCAAGTTCGTCAACGACCTGATGCGGAAGGGGAAGAAGTCCATCGCCGAGGGCGTGTGCTACGGCGCCTTTGCCCTCATCGAGGAGCGCGCGAAGGAAGACCCCCTCAAGACGTTCAAGAAGGCCCTCGACAACGTCAAGCCGGTGCTCGAGGTGAAGAGCCGCCGCGTCGGTGGCGCCACCTACCAGGTGCCCGTCGAGGTCCGTCAGGATCGCCGCGTCGCCCTCGGCATGCGGTGGATCATCAGCTACGCCAAGGCGCGTGGCGAGAAGACCATGCAGGAGAAGCTGGCCGGCGAGATCATGGACGCCGCCAACAACCGCGGCAACGCGGTGAAGAAGCGTGAAGACACGCACAAGATGGCCGAGGCCAACAAGGCCTTCGCTCACTACCGCTGGTAG
- the rplE gene encoding 50S ribosomal protein L5, protein MKVRFFKEGVPALMKELNLKNPMQVPRLEKIVVNMGLGEALANNKILESAVDQLAAITGQKPIVTRARKSIANFKLRQGQAIGTAVTLRGERMYEFMDRLITVALPRVRDFKGVSPKAFDGNGNYTLGIREQIIFPEINYDQIEKVKGLNISFVTTAANDEQGLALMRHFGMPFRQ, encoded by the coding sequence ATGAAGGTCCGCTTCTTCAAGGAGGGCGTGCCCGCCCTGATGAAGGAGCTGAACCTCAAGAACCCGATGCAGGTTCCCCGCCTTGAGAAGATCGTCGTCAACATGGGTCTGGGCGAGGCGCTCGCCAACAACAAGATCCTGGAGTCGGCGGTGGATCAGCTCGCGGCGATCACCGGCCAGAAGCCGATCGTCACGCGCGCCCGCAAGTCCATCGCGAACTTCAAGCTGCGCCAGGGCCAGGCCATCGGCACCGCCGTGACGCTGCGTGGCGAGCGCATGTACGAGTTCATGGACCGCCTCATCACCGTGGCGCTGCCGCGCGTGCGTGACTTCAAGGGCGTGTCCCCCAAGGCTTTCGACGGGAATGGCAACTACACGCTCGGCATCCGCGAGCAGATCATCTTCCCCGAAATCAACTACGACCAGATCGAGAAGGTGAAGGGGCTCAACATCAGCTTCGTCACCACGGCCGCGAACGATGAGCAGGGGCTGGCGCTGATGCGTCACTTCGGCATGCCGTTCCGCCAGTAG
- the rpmC gene encoding 50S ribosomal protein L29, translated as MEIAMATAKELKELSAEDLQRRATELRDTLFQDQLKRRTGSLDSPSERTQHRRDLARVLTVMTQKVKAAKQG; from the coding sequence GTGGAGATTGCAATGGCGACTGCGAAGGAACTGAAGGAACTGTCCGCGGAGGACCTGCAGCGGCGCGCGACCGAGTTGCGCGACACGCTGTTCCAGGACCAGCTGAAGCGGCGTACGGGCTCGCTGGACAGCCCGTCCGAGCGCACCCAGCACCGCCGCGACCTGGCCCGCGTGCTGACCGTCATGACCCAGAAGGTCAAGGCGGCGAAGCAGGGCTGA
- a CDS encoding 50S ribosomal protein L23, which yields MNLNDVIKGPLITEKLDKAREKFRQYSFIVDRKATKHDVARAVETLFKVTVEGVRTNVVRGKVKRVGRSIGKRPNFKKAVVTLKQGDSIELFEGGAA from the coding sequence ATGAATCTGAACGACGTCATCAAGGGCCCGCTCATCACCGAGAAGCTGGACAAGGCCCGCGAGAAGTTCCGGCAGTACTCGTTCATCGTCGACCGCAAGGCCACCAAGCACGACGTGGCCCGCGCGGTGGAGACGCTCTTCAAGGTCACCGTCGAGGGCGTTCGTACCAACGTCGTCCGCGGCAAGGTCAAGCGGGTGGGCCGGAGCATCGGCAAGCGGCCCAACTTCAAGAAGGCGGTCGTCACCCTGAAGCAGGGCGACTCGATCGAGCTCTTCGAGGGAGGGGCGGCCTGA
- the rplV gene encoding 50S ribosomal protein L22 — protein sequence MESTAHLRFLRMSPRKISTVAALIRGKPVEAALNILKFTKRAAAKPVETLIKSAVANATDKSKGQVDVDTLYVKTISVDQGPTQRRFMPRAMGRATPIKKKTAHVHVVLAEAKKK from the coding sequence ATGGAGTCGACTGCACATCTGCGTTTCCTGCGCATGAGCCCCCGCAAGATTTCCACCGTTGCGGCGCTCATCCGGGGCAAGCCTGTCGAGGCGGCCCTCAACATCCTGAAGTTCACCAAGCGCGCCGCGGCCAAGCCGGTGGAGACGCTCATCAAGAGCGCCGTGGCCAACGCGACGGACAAGTCCAAGGGGCAGGTCGACGTGGACACGCTCTACGTGAAGACCATCTCCGTGGACCAGGGTCCCACCCAGCGCCGGTTCATGCCGCGCGCCATGGGTCGGGCCACCCCGATCAAGAAGAAGACGGCCCACGTTCACGTGGTGCTGGCCGAGGCGAAGAAGAAGTAG
- the rpsQ gene encoding 30S ribosomal protein S17: MAEATETPAPETSTRGRPKTRVGIVTSNKMQKTVVVTVQRRAPHPKYGKIMSLREKYKAHVEDHDYPKKVTINEGDRVRIAETKPASKDKRWRVVEVLEKSKNV, encoded by the coding sequence ATGGCTGAAGCGACCGAGACGCCCGCTCCCGAGACCTCCACCCGCGGCCGTCCCAAGACGCGCGTGGGTATCGTCACCTCCAACAAGATGCAGAAGACGGTGGTCGTCACCGTCCAGCGTCGGGCTCCCCACCCGAAGTACGGGAAGATCATGAGCCTGCGCGAGAAGTACAAGGCGCACGTGGAGGACCACGACTACCCCAAGAAGGTCACCATCAACGAGGGTGATCGGGTCCGGATCGCCGAGACCAAGCCCGCGTCGAAGGACAAGCGCTGGCGCGTGGTCGAGGTGCTGGAGAAGAGCAAGAACGTCTAG
- the rpsS gene encoding 30S ribosomal protein S19 has translation MARSIKKGPFVDDFLVKKIEDMIKTNKKTVVKTWSRRSTILPEFVGHTFAVHNGKKFIPVFVTENMVGHKLGEFAPTRTFGGHSAEKKVAKAPGK, from the coding sequence ATGGCTCGTTCGATCAAGAAGGGTCCGTTCGTCGACGATTTCCTCGTGAAGAAGATCGAGGACATGATCAAGACGAACAAGAAGACCGTCGTAAAGACGTGGTCGCGGCGCTCCACCATTCTTCCGGAGTTCGTGGGCCACACCTTCGCGGTGCACAACGGGAAGAAGTTCATCCCGGTGTTCGTCACGGAGAACATGGTGGGCCACAAGCTCGGCGAGTTCGCCCCGACCCGTACGTTCGGTGGTCACTCGGCGGAGAAGAAGGTCGCCAAGGCCCCGGGCAAGTAG
- the rplX gene encoding 50S ribosomal protein L24 — MQKLKVGDTVQVMAGAEASEKNPATKRGKILKIDREAERVTVEGLRLVKRHMKKTPQSPEGGIVEKPGTIALANVQVVCAKCDKPTRVGFRTEGEDGKKKRFCKNCDALID, encoded by the coding sequence ATGCAGAAGCTGAAGGTGGGTGACACGGTCCAGGTCATGGCCGGGGCCGAGGCCTCCGAGAAGAACCCGGCGACCAAGCGCGGCAAGATCCTGAAGATCGATCGCGAGGCAGAGCGCGTGACGGTCGAAGGGCTGCGCCTGGTGAAGCGGCACATGAAGAAGACGCCGCAGAGCCCGGAGGGCGGAATCGTCGAGAAGCCCGGCACCATCGCCCTGGCGAATGTCCAGGTGGTGTGTGCCAAGTGCGACAAGCCGACGCGAGTGGGCTTCCGCACCGAGGGTGAGGACGGGAAGAAGAAGCGGTTCTGCAAGAACTGCGACGCCCTGATTGACTAG
- the rpsL gene encoding 30S ribosomal protein S12 produces the protein MPTISQLVRKGREKLVIKGKSPALKESPQKRGVCTRVYTTTPKKPNSALRKVARVRLTNGIEVTSYIPGVGHNLQEHSVVMIRGGRVKDLPGVRYHIIRGTLDSVGVAGRKQSRSKYGAKRPS, from the coding sequence TTGCCGACCATCAGCCAGCTGGTTCGCAAGGGCCGCGAGAAGCTTGTCATCAAGGGCAAGAGCCCCGCGCTCAAGGAGTCCCCCCAGAAGCGTGGCGTCTGCACGCGCGTGTACACCACGACCCCGAAGAAGCCGAACTCGGCCCTCCGCAAGGTGGCCCGTGTTCGTCTGACCAACGGGATCGAGGTCACGTCCTACATCCCCGGCGTGGGTCACAACCTCCAGGAGCACTCGGTGGTCATGATCCGCGGTGGCCGTGTGAAGGACCTCCCGGGCGTCCGCTACCACATCATCCGTGGAACGCTGGACTCCGTGGGCGTCGCGGGTCGCAAGCAGAGCCGCTCCAAGTACGGAGCCAAGCGTCCGAGCTGA
- the rplB gene encoding 50S ribosomal protein L2, with protein sequence MGIKKYKPTSAARRLMTVSDFADITKDSPEKSLTAPLKRSGGRNVHGHITRRHQGGGHKRRYRIIDFKRRDKDGVPAKVAAVEYDPNRTANIALLHYADGEKRYILAPVGLSVGDTVFAGDTADIRPGNSLPLQNIPVGTIIHNVELKPGRGAQVIRSAGTSGQLMAKEDRYAQVRMPSGTVRKVLIECRATVGQVGNIEHEIIRIGKAGKSRWLGIRPTVRGLAMNPVDHPHGGGEGKSGQGNPHPVSPWGKKTKGLTTRTNKRTDKFIVSGRRQGARSQ encoded by the coding sequence ATGGGCATCAAGAAGTACAAGCCGACTAGCGCCGCCCGCCGTCTGATGACGGTGTCCGACTTCGCGGACATCACCAAGGACTCGCCGGAGAAGAGCCTCACCGCGCCCCTCAAGCGCTCCGGTGGCCGCAACGTCCACGGTCACATCACCCGTCGTCACCAGGGCGGTGGCCACAAGCGCCGCTACCGCATCATCGACTTCAAGCGTCGCGACAAGGACGGCGTGCCGGCCAAGGTCGCCGCGGTGGAGTACGACCCGAACCGCACCGCCAACATCGCGCTGCTGCACTACGCGGACGGCGAGAAGCGCTACATTCTCGCTCCGGTGGGTCTGAGCGTGGGTGACACGGTGTTCGCCGGCGATACGGCGGACATCCGTCCGGGCAACAGCCTTCCGCTGCAGAACATCCCGGTGGGTACCATCATCCACAACGTGGAGCTGAAGCCGGGCCGTGGCGCCCAGGTCATCCGCTCCGCCGGGACGTCCGGCCAGCTGATGGCGAAGGAGGACCGCTACGCGCAGGTCCGCATGCCTTCCGGCACCGTCCGCAAGGTCCTCATCGAGTGCCGCGCCACCGTGGGCCAGGTGGGCAACATCGAGCACGAGATCATCCGCATCGGCAAGGCGGGCAAGAGCCGCTGGCTGGGCATCCGTCCCACCGTCCGCGGTCTGGCGATGAACCCCGTCGACCACCCGCACGGCGGTGGTGAGGGTAAGTCCGGTCAGGGTAACCCGCACCCGGTGTCTCCGTGGGGCAAGAAGACCAAGGGCCTCACCACGCGCACCAACAAGCGCACTGACAAGTTCATCGTGAGCGGCCGCCGCCAGGGCGCGCGCAGCCAGTAA
- the tuf gene encoding elongation factor Tu: MAKEKFERNKPHVNIGTIGHVDHGKTSLTAAITKVLAKTGGATFMAYDQIDKAPEERERGITISTAHVEYQTKNRHYAHVDCPGHADYVKNMITGAAQMDGAILVVSAADGPMPQTREHILLARQVGVPYIVVFLNKVDMLDDPELRELVEMEVRDLLKKYEFPGDTIPIVPGSALKALEGDTSDIGEPAILKLMEAVDSYIPTPQRATDKPFLMPVEDVFSIAGRGTVATGRVERGKVKVGEEVEVVGLRPTQKTVVTGVEMFRKLLDEGMAGDNIGALVRGLKREDLERGQVLAKPGSITPHTKFKAQIYVLSKEEGGRHTPFFKGYRPQFYFRTTDVTGTVKLPDNVEMVMPGDNIAIEVELITPVAMEKELRFAVREGGRTVGAGVVAEIIE, encoded by the coding sequence ATGGCCAAGGAGAAGTTCGAGCGTAACAAGCCCCACGTGAACATCGGCACGATCGGACACGTGGACCACGGCAAGACGTCGCTGACGGCCGCCATCACCAAGGTGCTGGCGAAGACGGGCGGCGCCACGTTCATGGCGTACGACCAGATCGACAAGGCGCCGGAGGAGCGTGAGCGCGGTATCACCATCTCCACCGCGCACGTGGAGTACCAGACGAAGAACCGGCACTACGCCCACGTCGACTGTCCGGGCCACGCCGACTACGTCAAGAACATGATTACCGGCGCGGCGCAGATGGACGGCGCCATCCTGGTGGTTTCGGCCGCGGACGGCCCGATGCCCCAGACGCGTGAGCACATCCTCCTGGCCCGCCAGGTCGGCGTGCCCTACATCGTCGTCTTCCTGAACAAGGTGGACATGCTGGACGACCCCGAGCTGCGCGAGCTCGTGGAGATGGAAGTCCGGGACCTGCTCAAGAAGTACGAGTTCCCCGGCGACACCATCCCCATCGTCCCCGGTTCGGCCCTCAAGGCGCTGGAGGGTGACACCAGCGACATCGGCGAGCCTGCCATCCTGAAGCTGATGGAGGCGGTGGACAGCTACATCCCCACCCCGCAGCGCGCCACCGACAAGCCCTTCCTGATGCCGGTGGAAGACGTCTTCTCCATCGCCGGTCGTGGCACGGTGGCCACCGGCCGCGTCGAGCGCGGCAAGGTGAAGGTCGGCGAGGAAGTCGAAGTCGTCGGCCTGCGCCCCACGCAGAAGACGGTGGTGACGGGCGTGGAGATGTTCCGCAAGCTGCTCGATGAGGGCATGGCGGGCGACAACATCGGCGCGCTGGTGCGCGGCCTGAAGCGTGAGGACCTGGAGCGCGGCCAGGTGCTGGCCAAGCCGGGCAGCATCACCCCGCACACCAAGTTCAAGGCGCAGATCTACGTCCTCTCGAAGGAGGAGGGTGGTCGTCACACCCCGTTCTTCAAGGGCTACCGTCCCCAGTTCTACTTCCGCACCACGGACGTGACGGGCACGGTGAAGCTGCCGGACAACGTGGAAATGGTGATGCCGGGCGACAACATCGCCATCGAGGTGGAGCTCATCACCCCGGTGGCCATGGAGAAGGAGCTCCGGTTCGCCGTCCGTGAGGGCGGTCGTACCGTGGGCGCCGGCGTGGTGGCCGAAATCATCGAGTAG
- a CDS encoding type Z 30S ribosomal protein S14 has product MAKLSKIAQAKRKPKFAVRQYNRCPLCGRPRAFLRKFKMCRICLRNRALRGEITGVTKSSW; this is encoded by the coding sequence ATGGCCAAGCTCTCCAAGATTGCCCAGGCAAAGCGCAAGCCGAAGTTCGCCGTGCGCCAGTACAACCGCTGCCCGCTGTGCGGTCGGCCCCGTGCGTTCCTGCGCAAGTTCAAGATGTGCCGTATCTGCCTGCGCAACCGCGCGCTGCGCGGCGAAATCACCGGCGTCACCAAGTCGTCCTGGTAG
- the rpsJ gene encoding 30S ribosomal protein S10 has product MATQKIRIRLKAYDSKLLDQSAGEIVETAKRTGAKVAGPIPLPTRINKFTVLRSPHVDKKSREQFEIRTHKRLLDILEPTQQTLDALMKLDLSAGVDVEIKS; this is encoded by the coding sequence ATGGCGACACAGAAGATCCGCATCCGGTTGAAGGCGTACGACTCGAAGCTCCTGGACCAGAGTGCTGGGGAGATCGTCGAGACGGCCAAGCGCACGGGCGCGAAGGTAGCCGGTCCGATCCCCCTGCCGACGCGCATCAACAAGTTCACCGTGCTGCGGTCTCCGCACGTGGACAAGAAGAGCCGCGAGCAGTTCGAGATCCGCACTCACAAGCGCCTGCTCGACATCCTCGAGCCCACGCAGCAGACGTTGGATGCGCTCATGAAGCTGGATCTGTCGGCCGGCGTTGACGTCGAGATCAAGTCCTAG
- the rplD gene encoding 50S ribosomal protein L4: MAKFDVVDLDLKKVSEIELSDDVFGAEPNTHLFYEVAKMQQINRRRGTVGVKNTSLVSGGGKKPWKQKGTGRARQGSIRASHWVGGGKAMAPKARDYFYRPPRKVRRGALKSALSLRAREKTLIILSGFSLDAPKSKQAFEVLTKRLKLQNALVIDDKGNTNLHRSVRNLAKFDVLPPEGLNLEAVLRHSHIVLTSAAAKTLEGALS; the protein is encoded by the coding sequence ATGGCGAAGTTTGACGTTGTCGACCTGGATTTGAAGAAGGTGTCGGAGATCGAGCTCTCCGACGACGTGTTTGGCGCCGAGCCGAACACCCACCTCTTTTACGAGGTGGCGAAGATGCAGCAGATCAACCGGCGTCGCGGCACGGTGGGGGTGAAGAACACCTCGCTGGTCAGCGGCGGCGGCAAGAAGCCCTGGAAGCAGAAGGGCACCGGCCGCGCCCGCCAGGGCTCCATCCGCGCTTCCCACTGGGTGGGCGGCGGCAAGGCGATGGCTCCCAAGGCTCGCGACTACTTCTACCGCCCGCCCCGCAAGGTGCGCCGCGGTGCCCTGAAGTCCGCTCTGTCCCTGCGGGCCCGCGAGAAGACGCTCATCATCCTGAGCGGCTTCTCCCTGGACGCGCCGAAGAGCAAGCAGGCCTTCGAGGTCCTCACCAAGCGCCTGAAGCTGCAGAACGCGCTGGTGATTGACGACAAGGGCAACACCAACCTGCACCGCAGCGTGCGCAACCTGGCGAAGTTCGACGTGCTGCCTCCCGAGGGTCTCAACCTCGAGGCCGTCCTGCGGCACTCGCACATCGTCCTCACCTCCGCGGCCGCGAAGACCCTCGAGGGGGCGCTGTCATGA